The sequence below is a genomic window from Acomys russatus chromosome 6, mAcoRus1.1, whole genome shotgun sequence.
GTGCTTATTTGGTGCCTCTTCTTGGTCAGACGCTGTTCTAAGTACTTTGGAGTCTGTTTCGAGGTGGGGTCTTGCCGTATAGCTCTGACTGGCTTGGAACTAAAgaagacccacttgcctctgcctcccgagggctgggattaaaggtgtgcgccccgtGCCAGGCTAAGCACTTCATTTGTTTGGCCCTCACTTTGACGTGGAAATGGTTGTCATCTTAATTTTACAGACtgtcaaaatgtttaaaatggcTAAAGTGGCCTTCCCAGGTCACATAGTCAAGTAGGAAACAGAGCTGCCGTTTGCACATTGGTCATCTGGTTCCGAAGATGTGTCAAGGGTGGCGAAGGGGAACGTGGGCCCCATTGGCTGAGGCCTATGGTGGAAAAATAGGAAGAAGGTGGTGCTGGGGCTGGATTTGAGTCATGCAGGACATCGGCAGGCACAGTTGACATGaattaattagttttattttttaagttaattaatcttgggttttgttttgtttttttgaaataaggtttctctgtgtagccttggtttgtcctggacttgctttgtagactaggctgtagactccaactcacagtgatccatctgcctctgccttccaagtgctgggatcaaaggcgtatgtgccaccaccacccggcatccTGGAGGTCTTTTTGATTTCATAGTTTCAAAGGACAATTTTAGGGCCTcaggagatggcccagcaggtaatgAGTACTTGCTTGGTAAGCCTGACCTGAGTTTTAAATcgctggaacccatgtaaaaagccagataaGGAGTGGGGGTGGTgcctccagcacccaggaggtagaggcaggctttgaggccagcctggtctacaaagagagtccaggatagccaagactacacaaagaaaccctgtcttgaaaaacaaaacaaaaaaaccagattaGGGAAGTTtgtgggccagccagcctggagtacatagcacagtggcagaaacaaagagacaCTGTTGACAaggcaaaaggagagaaaagattaCCAGAAGTTGTCTATTGATCTGTATGTTTTTACCCcggcatgtgcatacacacacttctAACTAATTAACTAGGTGATTATTACACACTTTACTCAACATGGAAACTGAGTGAGGAATAACGCTCACACATTGtgattcatgtgtgtgcatgtgaatttCAGGccgcttttcagtttcattagatGTTTGCTCGTCATTTGGGTGGTTTCGTGGGTCAGGTTCTTGGGAAGCTGACTCTAGATATAAAGACACTTTCTTAGGGAGTCGGAAGACACTTTCTTAGGGATTCACACCtgtgaaaaggagaggaagggaacaaGACTGGGCACAGGAGGGACTGAGGTACACTGACACTGCTGCCTactcctcggggggggggggggggaacttcgTCGGGGAGTTGGGGAATGAAGTAGGGGCTTTACACCACTCGCCTCGTGTCGTCGTCGTCATTGTACCGCAGCCAGGATCCTGGAGGGCAGGCAGCTCTCCCAGCAGCTGGCGCAGTAAGTCTTTCATTCCTCATGAGATAGCTGGCTCACGCATCACAGTGTGTGCACCACAGAAGGCAAATGGCAAAACGCCAGAGAGCTTGTAGAACGAGATTATCAAGATCCGGGCAAGGATGACTTATGATCCACAGgaccctggccttgaacttgcatcaGCTTTCTTGCATTTTGCCTTCcaacagctgggattacagattacatttttttttttaaaaaaaaattaggtttattatttgtgtgtgaatgtcaaaggacaattttgtggagttgattctctcctttctccttgagGACCAAACTTTGGTGATTATACGGCCATCATCAAGGGGGAgttgcctttaaccactgagcttttaATCGTATCCCCTAGGAAGACTTACCAATTTCATGATGATTATTTGATTTAATTTCCAGATCTGTTGTTATACTTGTGTGAGTTCAACATTAAAATTATGATGAAAATATGCAAAGTGACAGTATTAGAAATAACttacagagccgggcgtggtggcgcatgcctttaatcccagcactcgggaggcagaggcatgcggatcgctgtgagttcgaggccagcctggtttacaaagtgagtccaggacagccaaggctacacagagaaaccctgtctcgaaaaaccaaaaaaaaaagaaaaagaaaagaaaagaaataacttaCAGATCCATGagtcttgacttttttttaagagttatttattatttatacagtattctgcccatatgtgtgtgtgcttgcatgccagTTTTCATtgttgatggctgtgagccaccatgtggttgctgggagttgaactcaggacctttggaagaacagacagagctcttaacctctgagccagctctccagactgAGTCTTGACTTTTTAAGAGTAACATCTGAGCCGGGCGGTTTTGGCTTTTATTCtgagcacttgaggcagaggcaggtagataagAGATCTACCAAGGCCAACCCCTACAGAGCAgcttccagggcaaccagggctatacagaaaagaATGACAGCTgaggggctgggagagatggctcagaggttacgagcgctggtcttgcagaggatctagggtcagttcccagctcctATTTGGCAGCTCACGACCACCTGTAGCTTAGTTCCAGGAGAGtggatgccttcttctgagcTCCTCTGACACAGTACACGtccatacatgcagacaaaaggCTCCTACATCTGGGATGGCACTCGTCATGCTAGACACTCCGTTAGGGAGTGTTCTTGGGATCCATACTTGTCAGATGGAGAAGGGTACAAGGCCTGGCAAAGGGAGAGAGTTGCCTACTGTGCAGGGAGATTCAAAtcaggaggaccaggaagtccGAGGCCGGTGTGGCCTACACGGCAGTCCTCTCTCCAACAAAGCAAAGCGGAAACCCAACAAGAAGAGAGTAACTGGACTAACTCTCTGTCTTGTGTCTTGTCCCGGCCTGCCAAGGTTCGACTAACGCTCAGGAGGAGAAGTTTCCTGTATAGGgaacagaacacaagacatggagaagggggcaagtctggattctgatcaaacccgcttattgaaaaatttcaccagagtttttataaggcagggggcagggaagcatattgctatggcaacccagctgtaggctatctCAAGACGAGAGGAATTCCACACGGGCCACAATGTTCTGCCACACCGAATCTTTTGCTATCTTTATTTAATCTAAAATACAGCAGGGTGGCTctgtctaaatcttatctttagtctaactgccgaaccatgacagggtcagctggtttctggtaaatggcagactgctggagaaataggaacctaggctctgacaagatggctgaacattggccatatagcccttCCCCTACAGTGTCTGACTGGGATAAATGCATATAAAGATAGCctgtatgggggctggagagatggctcagtggttaagagtgccgcctgctcttccaaaggtcctgagttcaattcctagcaaccacatggtggctcataaccatctgtaatgtgatatggcgccctcttctggcttgcaggagtacatgcaagcagagcactgtgtacataataataaatctttaaaaaaaaaaaaaaagatagcctgTATGCCTGGCTGAGTGGTGTAGCTCAGTAGGAAAGTCATGCCGGCACTGCGCACGGCCCTATCTTTGATCCCCAGCCctgcagaaacaaagaaagcactcCTTGACAGCCATCTTGGAGAGCGTGGAGGAAAAGAGGACGCCAGAGACCATCTGGTTCCAGCCCTTACATTTCATATAATGGGaacctcagaggccaggagagtgtACTTGGTTCTGTGGGTGCTTTGGGGAAGGAGAGCATACTTGAATGCGCTGTACTTGGCTTCTGCATTTATCTAAAGACTCTGACTTATAAAAACATTCTTCATGGACAGGcttgatggcgcacgcctttaatcccagcactcaggaggcagaggcaggcggatcactgtgagttcaaggctagcctggtctacaaagcgagtccaggacagccaaggctaacacagagagaccctgtctcaaaacaaaacaaaatcttcatGAATTTGGACTTCGAAAACAAATGaaggtgtgcacacatgtacttgTGTATCCATCCCCACAGGGTCCCCTGTCATTAATACTACGGGGACTGTCCTGTGGACAGATTTTTCCCGCTTCCATGTTATTTACTTAGCCTCCTGGCTCCTCATACCTCTACCCTCAACCCAtagaaccttttcttttcttttcttttctttctccatttagcAAGTATACAGCTCTCACGAGGGGATCTGAGATCACCTCTTGTCCTTGCCCGGTCTCCTGGCCAGCAGTGCGATGCTGCGCACCTGTCTTTACTAGTAGTCTTGAGTTCCTCCTGCAAAACTAGAGTAATAATTCTGGTCATGCTGAAATGTCGTGCTTGTTTCAGGGATCAAACAATGTAACATCCctgaaaacacttttaaaagcaGCTAGTGTCCTACAGACACCAAGGAGCCATtttgtccttcctcccttctcttccttccccagcctgacttgccttctggcttccttccagAATTGTTTTCACAAAGTGGCCGCAGTGTTTTGTGGAGCTTTTTCTGAGCCATGAAATGTCATTCTGGAGGCTCCCTTAGGATGAGTGGAGATTTAATTAGTGTACTGGGAGCCATAGAGGAagccattaaaaattaaagttgtatTTGAAAGAAATGTCTTATTTCCACCGATAGGAGTAGTACTGGTAGACCGGAATACAATACATTAAAAGTGTTTAGGGGAGCCAGGCGGCAGCGGGgtgccgcctttaatcccagcacttgggaggtagaggcaagtggattgctgtgagttcgaggctagcctggtcaacaaagggagtccaggacagccaaggctacacagagagaccctatcttggaaaaaaaaccaaaaaaaaaaaaacccaaaaaatcagGATACCAGCCAGCTTGATTTGCCCTTCGTCTCCTGCCCCATGGCACCTCGGTTTCCTGCTGACGAGGTCCCTCTTTCCGCCCTCTCAGGCTCTTCGGTACAAGGCAAGGGTGCAGTGTACACTTCTCAAGCTAATGGTGTCGAGGTTCCCGAGAATGAACGTGAGTGGCCAGAGCTGTGGAGGgtcagggtgggggcggggtcagGAAGGCACACATCCTAGCTTGTGCTTTGGAGGGGAGACGTCTTCCTCTCATTTTGACCCTGTCTGCAGCCATCAAGTTGTCCTGTACCTACTCTGGTTTCTCCTCTCCCCGAGTGGAATGGAAGTTCGTTCAAGGCAGCACTACCGCACTCGTTTGCTACAACAATCAGATCACAGGTAAATTGCCCCAGTTGCTAAGATGGCAGAGTAATCATCAAGAGTGGCCAGCCTGGATTTCCAGAGGTGGGACTACATCCTGGGGCTCAAGGCTCATCCCTTTCCCATAGTGGAGGATAAAGAATGTGTcttggttgggctggagagatggctcagaggttaagagcactgtctgctcttccagaggtcccgagttcaattcccagcaaccacatggtggttcacaaccatctgtaatgaaagccagtgccttcttgtggtgggaaggtgcacatgcgggcagaaaactgtataaataataaataaatcttaaaaaaaaaaaatgtgtcttggGTGCCACATTCATCTTCCTTTAGCCTTCCAGCTGACTttgtctcttctgcctctgcttccgtcTCCTGGGTAGCTCCCTATGCAGACCGAGTTACCTTCTCATCCAGTGGCATCGAATTCAGCTCTGTGACCCGGAAAGACAACGGGGATTATACGTGTATGGTCTCGGAGGACGGTGGCCAGAATTATGGGGAGGTCAGCATCCACCTCACTGTGCTTGGTATGTGCCGTGTAATCTCACGTGGGCTTAATTAAAGCCAGTTGCTTCCCTGAACCTGATAGCAGACTGCTAAGCTTTAGGCCTTGTGGGTGGCGTGAGTATAGAGGGGGTGAGCCCCTGGTTTGATAGGAACTAAGGGCGTACGGGTAGTCACTATAACTGATTGGTTGAGAGTGTCACCCTAGTTAGTTCCCTGCACCCCTGTAACCCTCTTGCCTGTGTATTcagcacctttttttttccttttccttcccaagtgccTCCATCCAAGCCGACCGTCAACATCCCCTCCTCTGTCACCATTGGGAACAGGGCAGTGCTGACCTGCTCGGAAAAGGATGGCTCCCCGCCGTCTGAGTATTCCTGGTTCAAGGATGGGATATTCATGGCTGCAGATGCCAAGAAAACCCGTGCCTTCCTCAATTCCTCATACACCGTTGATCCAAAGTCAGGGAATCTGGTAGGAGACGGGGAGAGAGGTGAACGACGGGCGGGGCGGAGGGGGGCGGGCAGAGGGAGCAGTCATAGAAGCCCTGAGGGTGGGAAGGAAGCAGCAGTGTTGGGGCCAACTTCAGGCTGGAGGCAGAACTAGCAGGACAGGTGCCTGCTTTATTCGAGCCAGAAGCCAGCTTGCTCTCTGCCCTCTAGATCTTTGATCCTGTGACAGCCTTTGATAGTGGTGAATACTACTGCCAGGCCCAGAATGGGTTTGGGACGCCCATGAAGTCAGAGGCCATACGCATGGAAGCTGGTGAGTAAGAGCTGGCTGTGGCCTCATGAGAGCTGGTATGTGATCATAAGCTGGTTTCCATGTGGCTGTTGACAGCGGTGTCAGCACCAGAGTTGCAAATCAAGGCCACTGACCTCTCCTCCTCTCGGTCTCACAGTGGAGCTGAATGTGGGGGGCATCGTGGCAGCTGTCCTGGTAACACTGATTCTCCTTGGAGTCTTGGTTTTTGGCATCTGGTTCGCCTATAGCCGAGGATACTTTGAAAGTAAGTGTTAAACgtttcctcctttggaagcttgcttgcttgtgattgcactggctggcctgaagcCATACCCTCCAACTcaacagtgatcctcctgcctcagccttcccaagtgctggggttagaggcatatgctactgtgcccagctggaCTTTCCTTCATCCCTGCATGTTGTGGGTGCTGTCTGAGTGTGGACCTTGCTACCATGTTCCATGTGCTAGCACCATCGTCCAAGGGAACGTGGAGACTTGATACCACTGCCTCCTAATTCCCATGCTGGGCTGTGTTCTATTCTGATAGCAGCCGTGgctgtagctggtctttgctataTTGCTATATTGTGGGTTCTTTTttacctccaccccacccccagtttcaCCTCCTAatacaggagagagaggaattaggaaaatttctgaatctaattttcttttttgaccATGACTGCCAAGAAACCACAGCCAACCCCCCACTGAATGACCAACAACTACCCATCCCACCTCTGGGGGCCtaacatttatatatcctctgaaaagttcccagaattctaaaCGTCACCCAATCGTAGACACTATCTGCACTAAGCAAAACCACGCCGCTGCTGGAGCActaggcaaatcatagtcagctgctgtccCAAGTCCAAAGCAAcctcatatccccacacctgggattaaaatgaaaacatattcttatatttctgtgttttttaaaagaaaccaaaattccagaattatAGCTACatatgatctttttctttttttcttttcttttttttttttttttcctttttcaggaaCAAAGAAAGGGTGAGCGTGATGGTTTCCCAGGGTTCTCCTTAAGAACATGGATACACGTGTGGTTTGGAGCTAAGCTGAGCCTCTGGTTGGGtagtgggttggggtggggagtgaggtggAAGTAGTTGTTTTGGAAGGAATGACAACTGGACTTCTGTCTTTGTCGCCTGCCAGCACCTTCCTTCTAAACACTCGGTTTTCCTGCAAAGTTCTCCATTCTGGCCACAGGTAGTGGTGAGGATAACATTAATTGCTAGGGCCTGAGCATCTCCCGTTTCTGGTTTGCTCACAGGACTGCACCGGGTAAGAAGGTGATTTATAGCCAGCCGAGTGCTCGGAGTGAGGTGAGTGTGCCTGCTGTCGGGAAGGCAGGGGCGGGGAAGACCATCCCCATCAAGTGGATGTTTCTAGCCTGTTTGTGCATTTATGATGAACAAAATGGACTGTAGAGTTGACTGGAAGTTTTGTTTTCCTAGGGAGAATTCAAACAGACCTCTTCGTTCCTGGTGTGACCTGCTGTGGTGACTGTTTTCCACTTGCCTTACTCAGGTGCTACAGTTTCCAGCCCCTGCTGGCTGTAGCTGCACAGGATGCCTTCCTTGTCTTTGAGGTCCCACTGGACCCCTCACTTTATATTTTAGCTAGGATATGATTTTAATACCGCCAGCCActtctccctcctgtctcctgcccctcctccctttcctaccACCATTGGGTGGCCTGAAACTAATTAAAGTTTCCACCGCCACCTCCCCCTCCTATGTGGGAATAGACAAGAGTCCTAGACTAGAAAGCAAAAAATGGCGGGGACGACAGGAACCCAAAACCTGTACCTGGCGGTAATGGCCTTTGAGTAAGGACTTCAAGCCTCACTCCCCCAGCTCGCTCCTACCCTGGTCTAGAGTGGAGACTGGAGAAAGGAGAGGCTGACCTTGGTGGTGACATGGGTGGTAACGTCAGGTCTTTAGTCTCTGGAGCCTGCTCTAATATCTCCACAAAATGTGCCACTGGGATTCTCCTCGATAAACGTAAACTGACACCGTGTCCGGACAAGGTGGGGGAAGCTCAGTTAACTCCCAAGAAGACTTGGAGTAAGAAATATTTTAACCTGATCTAAAGGCTGGAACTGGTAGCCGTCAGTCACCCTTCATTTGGCTGGAACtactgcacatatgtatgcattatAGTCTTGGCTCTttgggctgggctgtgtgtgtgtgtgtgtgtgtgtgtgtgtgtgtgtgtgtgtgtgagtgtgtgtgtgtgagagagagagagagagagagagagagagagagagagagagagagagagagagagagagagattgagactGAGATTAATTGTATAATTTGTTGTTATATGGAAGGGCTTCCTAGCCCTTTGTCAAGgctgtttctgtgtgtttatattataGACAGATGTTGCTGGAAATAAAAACTTGGTTTGTCaaactgcttttttgtttggggggtggtggtggaagaggaTGAGATCTTTAAAGGACTCTGGGCTGCTTTGTACAAACAGGGAAATACCTGAAGGTTTGGTTTCCCAGCAACTCCTGCCTGGCCCCCTGGGGACTGTGGTGAAGCTGCTGGACATTAGAACCTGGTTCTGTGGCCACCTGCCTCTAGGGTGACAGTGCTGCTGTGCTGGGAAGAAGTGGCAGGAAGAGAGCACCTgtccacccccctcccctgcccgGCAGACACAATGAATAGCTTCTGAGGGGCAATTTCAATCACTTCAACTACTTTAACGTTTGAGACAGCAGGAGTTAACAAGACAGGTGTTGGCTttatttcttaacaattagaccttattatacaacccagctctCCTATGCAGGAGGGGTAAAAGATTCAAGGGAAACGAGAATAAACCTTCCGCGTATCAGCACCACTGGATGGAACTCTTGGTGTCTCCTGGCCTGCACACTGAGCCTCTCCCCATCCAATCCGCACCCTCGTGGTCCAAACCTACAgccttctttcctctccaccaGCGTCTCTCTCTAGGGCAGGATGGCCGGCCTCGCCTCCAGATCCCTCCTCCCAATTCCTCCTCCCATCGAcgttcgattagaaacacaatagcctggcTAGAGTCCCTAGGCCTTTTCCTGAATTCCGGACCCGGGATGGCTCCACTTAGTCTATCACAATGCCAATCTCAGTTGGGTAtccgtggtgtttccaaggggcaaagcccaccaagactgcttttacctgggacaaagcctgcagTCCTTCCACAGACAGGCCTAGTGGTCATGGCTGTCTTTCATCTGGGCCCCTTTCAGCTCTTGGAAATATAAGCAGTCACTTAAGGGTCTCCCATCAGTAGTGTTTTCCAGAGGAAGTAAAATCCAGAtggacaataaaagaaaaatattgaagcaGTTCAGTAAAGATAAGActcaagccgggcggtggtggcgcacgcctttaatcccagcatttgggaggcagaggcaggaggattgctgtgagttcgaggccagcctggtctacaaagtgagttcaggatagccaaggctacacagagaaaccctgtctcaaacaacaacaacaacaacaaaaaaaaaacgactCAAGTATGTTtcagctgggtggggtgggatagGTTGGTTCACTGCCCCTTCACTCCTTGAGACAAACGGTTCCCTCAGGCACTTTTGACGAGTCTGAGTCAGTTAAGCCTGGAGTTCAGCTCTCTACATGCTTTAGAAATGCTGTGTCTGCTTTCATTTTacaatgctgggcatggtggcacatgccttttatcccagcactccagagacaggcagggagatcgctgtgagttcgaggccagcctgatctataaagtgagtccaggactacaagaaaagccctgtttgaaaaaaccaaaaaaattaacaaaaatatatatatacacatgtatattccaggaccaccagcacaggGGCGGCACCACCCACAAaaagctgggccctccccagtcaatcactaattaagaaaatgctctaaagGCTGGTCCATGGCCAACCAGGtcttaggtgtttttttttttttgtttttgttttgttttgtttttgagtcagggttgtttctctgtagccttggctgtcctgggctagctttgtagaccaggctgccctcaaactcagagatccacctgcctctgcctctgcctcctgagtgcaccaacagatcttatggaggtgttatgctgagattacccagatcatgaggacccccccaaaaaaaagaccaccaggactggATATCAATGCAACGTACACAGGGTACTGTATTATGGTctcagagctttggatcacaatccttcctgatggagcAGGGTGGGAGAATGATACTGGAGCTTCaagggtttataaggaaaaacccATTAGGGGTTGGGGTCACAGGAATGTAGGTCCTTGGGCAGGTTGGGAGGAGGATGGATCTGGAGGGGAAGtcttttatctcagaggaacattgggagttaATTTGgttatagcttgtgtcaagttgccataaGTCTAGCCAATAGTGATTTTATAAAAGCTCTTTAAATTATTAAGCTTTTCCATTGTATTTATTACCCCTTCTCTGGCACTGGCTGTGAAAACGGTATCAAGCCAGagggtggtggcccatgcttttaatcccagtacttggcaggctgaggcaggcagatctcttgaattctaggctagcctggtctacagagggagttccaggagagTGATgcggagaaagaaaagggagaaaagaattttaaaaaatcaggtatgagctgggcgtggtggcgcacgcctctaatcccagcactcgggaggcagaggcaggcggatcactgtgagttcgaggccagcctggtctacaaagtgagtccaagagatttgtatatgtctatgtgtattgcttgtgagttcagttcccttgaaagacagaagagggtgtcagatcctctgaaaccggagttacagatagttgtgagccaaaTTATGGGAATTAAACCTGGTCCTCTTGAgtgccctccccccatctctgtttctgtcttcccttcccccaggCTCCCTGCTTATCCACCTTCATCCCTTTCAGTCCTCTACACTAggtaggagaaagggaaagactgAGGGATAAGGGATGCATCTTTATAGTTAATCACTTCTGCCAATTAGGGGTGTCTAATTCCTTGGGGACAAGTTTGATCTTTACCTTCAGGCTAtctgatttctctctttctttgcacACGACTGCTTGACAATCTGAAACCAACAGCAACCAGCCATCCACCtatggggctctagcatttatatatcctcgaaaagttcccagaattccaatcAAATCCACATTCCTGCCAGAACATGAGGCAGATCATAGTCACCTGCCGCAATTAAAACAACAGAattttacaatctttttttttttttttttgcatcctaTCTATcagacaggatgtctctgtaaTGGCACTGGGGATATAGCTCCACTGGAAGAGCACTTTCTAGACAAgctcaaggtcctgggttcaatccccactaTCATTACGAAAGCTGCAATTGTGGTCCATCTCCGCATGGAGGGAGAAAGATTACGAattgaagatctttttttttttcccagctgcaccaagtttgagatcagcctaggcaggcagtggtgcacacctttactcccagcactcaggaggcagaggcaggtcgtgagtttgaggccattctggtctactgagagagttccaggacagccaaggctacatagagaaaccctgttttaaaaaaccaactaAATGTATTCacaagcccggtgtggtggcacatgcctttaatcccagcactatggaggcagaggcagatggatcacttatgagtttgaggacagccaaggctacacagagaaaccttgtctcaaaaaaaacaaaaacaaccccctgcccccccccccaaagaaaatgtATTCACCAGAGgatcagcctaggctacatgagactatgTCTAAAATAATTAGGAACTAATAATAATGCCTGCCTAAGAAAGTTTTGCAAAATGTTCTAGGAATGTTTTCCTCCTCAGTGGTCCTTTTGATCACTGTACCTACCCATGAGATTGTAATAAACACAGCTGTTTTTTATGTTGTGTCTTCTGAATTCATTTGCTGGACAACAGAAGCCAGTTAAGGTTTATTAGGGTTTCCGTTGCTATGGAGAGAAACCATGACCacggcaattcttataaaggaaaacatttaattggggctggcttacagtttcagaggtttagtccattatcatcatggcgagaagcatggcagtgtgcagccagacatggtgctgaagacggagctgagagttctacatcttgatctgaaggcagcaaggGCACTGCACAGGGTGTAGCCTGAGCCTAAgagctctcaaagcccacccccacagtgacacagttcctctaacaaggccacatctactccaaggcctcctaatagtgccactcgctatgggccaagcattcaaacacacgagtctctgggggccatacctattccaATCGCCACACAATGAAATCCTGTAATAAGGTATATGTTCATGTGGGTGTGCCCATGCATGTATTCGTGAGTGAATGTGAAGACCAGAGATCACTGTTAGGTGTTTTCCTCAATAGCTTTCTACCTCTCTCATTGAACCTAAAGCT
It includes:
- the F11r gene encoding junctional adhesion molecule A, with protein sequence MGTKGKAGRKLLFLFTSMILGSSVQGKGAVYTSQANGVEVPENEPIKLSCTYSGFSSPRVEWKFVQGSTTALVCYNNQITAPYADRVTFSSSGIEFSSVTRKDNGDYTCMVSEDGGQNYGEVSIHLTVLVPPSKPTVNIPSSVTIGNRAVLTCSEKDGSPPSEYSWFKDGIFMAADAKKTRAFLNSSYTVDPKSGNLIFDPVTAFDSGEYYCQAQNGFGTPMKSEAIRMEAVELNVGGIVAAVLVTLILLGVLVFGIWFAYSRGYFERTKKGTAPGKKVIYSQPSARSEGEFKQTSSFLV